DNA from Fusarium musae strain F31 chromosome 7, whole genome shotgun sequence:
TCTGGAGACTGCTCACGGTATCTTCGGTGCCATTGAGCTTGCCAAGACAatgaagaagggcgaggATCTTGTCATCTGCCTGAGCGGCCGTGGTGACAAGGACGTGCAGAGCGTCGCTGAGGAGCTGCCCAAGTTGGGCCCTAAGATTGGCTGGGATCTTCGTTTCTAAATTAAAAGTGATACCATGTTTGGATTATGTAGCAACCATTGAAATGATAGCATGAacaaaaaagtctttttcttttctctatCGTGGCTCTGGCGGGTTGGTGATACAAAGGCTGGAAGGCGTTGAAAATGGAGGGTTTTGATACATATTATACATGAGATATTTTACACCGTAATCTTTTGCTGGCCTTGTGTCTTTCTGGCTTCCATCTCTGCATCGAGCTCCTTGAATAACAGggcctcgtcctcgtctgaCAGCTCTTGAATGCCCTCCAAATCAGCCAGATCCTCGTCACCCAACACAAACTCCTGCGCTACAAGTTCGCCCAGCGTCGCTTGACTACGCTTGCTCAAGGGCCCCGGAGTAGCGAAATCGAGCGCATACTGGATAATATCGTCCCGGtcctcaatctccttggGCGGCATGCCCAAAGCAATACGCTCCTCATTGAACCGCTTCTGAATATCCTTGGATTGCATGAGTAGCCACCTCAAGTTCCAGCCGCCAGGGCCAAGCTCCTTTATTCTGGCGGgcttgctcttgagaagatatTCCTGGAGACCACCCTCTCGTCGAATGGTCTTGAGAACTCGGAGTGTGAGGCGGGTCTTGACGTTGACTTGTATGGCGGGCAGCCTGAAGACCTTGACGTGGACGTTTGGACGCCAAAATCGACGGGCCTTGTTGTTGTACTTTTCCGCAACAGTGTTACCGAAACGAATCCTCGCTGAGCCGTATAGACCCTTGTTGGATTGCTTGTAGATTCTTCGCTCGCCATAGGGGTATGGGGGGATAAGACGGTTGGGTAGAAGATGTGACTTGATCGTCTTGGTCTGCTGAGGCAGAGTTGTGCTGAATAGTCGAGCGGGAGTcgctgtcgatgatgaggccAGGGCCCTCAGAGCCGGCCGAGCGGGGGCCCAGGACGCCATGATATTCGTTATCGAATCTCGGAGTGTGATTTCCCGGTCAGATACGAGACATTGATCTTCAATTGACGTCGAGGCGGGCGGAGATTTTCGAGCGCGGAGTGCCCCCTTCGAGATGCGCTGATCGTCGACAATACCGATGACCTTTTGGAGTTGAGATTTTTGGGCTGTCGTTGTTCGGAGGGGCGTGATGTTCCGGCGCCGAAGACATGGGCAGCTTAAACTTGAGGGAATTGCCCAATCAGGTGATTTCGTGGTGTCTTCGCGATGGGATCCACTTCAGCTTCACTATCAACAAGGCAAACATTGAGTATTCGTCGACGCGggatctgatctgatatACGATGGCCATGTTTCCTCCTGTGGAAGACTCTGTTCTTCAGAATAATCCTGATTTTTCGAATCTCTATAATAAACTCACAAATCTTGTACTTAATCCTGATGGAACGACTAAGCAGGACCCCAGAGCTAAAGAGCGGGCTGCAGTTCGAGAGGTGAGACTACCCCATGATTGTTGTGCCAATAAAGATGTTTTAAGCTGACTTAAGGCATAGGAACTCAACCGCAGGCGCCTTGTCTGCGCAAAACAGCATCTATTAACTCGCGccatctcatcagcaactCCATCAAGCACACCGCCCgcaacaagagcttcttcccGCCTAAGAGCACCTCAAAATCAACAACCTACAGAGTCAAGATCGCAATTGAAGCAACAGTCTTCGCTTCCAGAGCCTCTactggatcttcttctccttcttcctcaacttctcGACCCCAACAATCCGCCTCTTCCTCAGGATACCCTCCAGCTCCTATTCGCCCATCCTCCCCTTTCAGACCTCGAGACTCTGCTTCCAGCTCTTGCGCCAGTCATCGCATCGAATTTACGGACATGGGCATTAGGTCTTGCACGGATCGCTCATCCGTCTACGAATCCATCCTTTCTTCATCGACATATTGCTTCGCTACCAGCCACCCTCACGTCCTGGCGTTCTGACCTCGCAGCTGCGGAAGCAGATCTGAACACTCACCGGTTACGCTCCCTGGCCGCGTTGACAACTCTTCTCCAGTCCGCAAGCAATGCTCTGGGTCTTCTCGTCCGCGCTCTTGAAGTAAAGCACGGCGTTGTAGCCCGCAGTCTTGAGCTCCGCGCCGCAGATGTCGCCCTTCAAGCTCGTCGTCACGATGCGGATGCTGCTATAGCCGCCGCCTCTGTGCGCCGCGCGGTCTACACACCCGAAGCAATTGCTGCTCTAAAGAACTATGGCGCGCATTTGCGCGATGCTAGAATGCGAGGCGAGGAACGCATTCGCGGTCTACAGGCTGAGTTGGGAGAGTACGGCGTCGGTGTTGATGGCGGAGAGA
Protein-coding regions in this window:
- a CDS encoding hypothetical protein (EggNog:ENOG41~BUSCO:EOG09263ZBJ) is translated as MASWAPARPALRALASSSTATPARLFSTTLPQQTKTIKSHLLPNRLIPPYPYGERRIYKQSNKGLYGSARIRFGNTVAEKYNNKARRFWRPNVHVKVFRLPAIQVNVKTRLTLRVLKTIRREGGLQEYLLKSKPARIKELGPGGWNLRWLLMQSKDIQKRFNEERIALGMPPKEIEDRDDIIQYALDFATPGPLSKRSQATLGELVAQEFVLGDEDLADLEGIQELSDEDEALLFKELDAEMEARKTQGQQKITV